From the Theobroma cacao cultivar B97-61/B2 chromosome 2, Criollo_cocoa_genome_V2, whole genome shotgun sequence genome, one window contains:
- the LOC18608208 gene encoding guanosine nucleotide diphosphate dissociation inhibitor At5g09550 produces MDEEYDVIVLGTGLKECILSGLLSVDGLKVLHMDRNDYYGGESTSLNLMQLWKRFRGDDKPPEQLGASREFNVDMIPKFMMANGGLVRILIHTDVTKYLNFKAVDGSFVYNKGKIYKVPATDVEALKSPLMGLFEKRRARKFFIYVQDYEDNDPKSHEGLDLNKVTARELISKYGLEDDTIDFIGHALALHIDDSYLDQPALDFVKRMKLYAESLARFQGGSPYIYPLYGLGELPQAFARLSAVYGGTYMLNKPECKVEFDGDGKAIGVTSEGETAKCKKVVCDPSYLPDKVQKVGKVARAICIMSHPIPDTNDSHSAQVILPQKQLGRKSDMYLFCCSYAHNVAPKGKFIAFVSTEAETDNPEVELKPGIDLLGPVDEIFYDTYDRYVPTNNHGADNCFISASYDPTTHFETTVTDVIEMYSKITGKALDLSVDLSAASAAEE; encoded by the exons ATGGATGAAGAGTACGATGTGATAGTCCTAGGGACCGGCCTTAAGGAATGCATTCTCAGCGGTCTTCTCTCCGTTGATGGACTCAAA GTGTTGCACATGGACAGAAACGACTACTACGGTGGAGAGTCGACTTCACTTAATCTTATGCAG CTTTGGAAACGTTTCAGGGGAGATGATAAGCCTCCAGAACAGCTGGGCGCAAGCAGGGAATTTAATGTTGACATGATTCCCAAG TTCATGATGGCCAATGGTGGTCTGGTCCGTATTCTCATCCATACAGATGTTACCAAGTATCTTAACTTCAAGGCTGTGGATGGTAGTTTTGTGTACAACAAGGGAAAA ATCTACAAAGTTCCAGCAACTGATGTTGAAGCACTGAAATCACCATTGATGGGACTGTTTGAGAAGCGCCGTGCTAGAAAGTTCTTCATTTATGTCCAAGACTATGAAGACAATGATCCAAAATCTCATGAAGGACTTGACCTGAATAAAGTAACAGCGAGAGAACTTATCTC AAAGTATGGGCTGGAAGATGATACAATTGACTTTATTGGTCATGCCTTGGCACTCCACATTGATGATAGTTACTTGGATCAGCCAGCTTTGGATTTTGTTAAGAGAATGAAG CTCTATGCAGAATCTTTGGCACGGTTTCAAGGAGGATCTCCTTATATATATCCATTGTATGGTCTAGGAGAATTGCCACAG GCATTTGCTCGATTAAGTGCAGTTTATGGTGGTACGTACATGCTCAACAAGCCAGAATGTAAG GTAGAGTTTGATGGTGATGGGAAAGCTATTGGTGTGACTTCTGAAGGAGAGACTGCTAAGTGCAAGAAAGTTGTTTGTGATCCATCTTATTTGCCTGATAAG GTTCAGAAGGTTGGAAAAGTTGCCCGTGCTATATGCATAATGAGCCATCCTATTCCTGATACCAATGATTCCCACTCAGCCCAGGTTATTCTGCCTCAGAAGCAACTTGGTCGTAAATCAGACAT GTACCTCTTTTGTTGTTCATATGCTCATAATGTAGCTCCCAAGGGAAAATTCATTGCTTTTGTTTCAACAGAAGCAGAGACAGACAACCCTGAGGTAGAGTTGAAGCCTGGCATTGACCTACTGGGACCAGTAGATGAAATATTCTATGACACTTACGACAGATATGTCCCCACTAACAACCATGGAGCCGACAACTGCTTCATATCTGCT AGTTATGATCCAACAACGCACTTTGAAACCACCGTGACTGATGTGATCGAGATGTACAGCAAGATTACTGGGAAG GCTCTTGATTTATCTGTGGACCTCAGCGCTGCCAGTGCGGCTGAAGAataa